One part of the Prunus persica cultivar Lovell chromosome G5, Prunus_persica_NCBIv2, whole genome shotgun sequence genome encodes these proteins:
- the LOC18777745 gene encoding LRR receptor-like serine/threonine-protein kinase FEI 2 isoform X1, with the protein MKKGILVWVFSVISVAIIYSHCSLALSQDGFTLLEIKSTLNDSKNMLSDWQPSDDSPCKWTGISCHPQDLRVSSINLPYMQLGGTISPSIGKLSRLQRLALHQNSLHGSIPNEITNCPELRALYLRANYLQGGIPSAIGNLSHLTILDLSSNLLKGAIPSSIGRLAQLHSLNLSTNFFSGEIPDFGVLSTFGNKSFIGNLDLCGQQVHKPCRTSLGFPAVLPHAESDEAAVPTKRSSHYIKGMLIGAMSAMGFALFILLTFLWVRLLSKKERVAKKYTEVKKQVTQEANTKLITFHGDMPYPSCEIIEKLESLDEEDVVGSGGFGTVYRMVMNDCGTFAVKRIDRSREGCDQVFERELEILGSIKHINLVNLRGYCRLPTSKLLIYDYLAMGSLDGFLHEQGLEERPLNWNARLRIALGSARGIAYLHHDCSPKIVHRDIKSSNILLDENLEPRVSDFGLAKLLVDEDAHVTTVVAGTFGYLAPEYLQSGRATQKSDVYSFGVLLLELVTGKRPTDPTFVKRGLNVVGWMNTLLRENRLHDLVDKRCTDADSETVEAILEIAARCTDANPDDRPSMSQVLQLLEQEVMSPCPSDFYESHSDHC; encoded by the exons atgaagaagggtattttggtttgggttttttCAGTGATTTCAGTGGCAATCATCTACTCCCATTGCTCTCTTGCTCTCAGCCAAGATG GCTTCACATTGCTGGAAATCAAAAGCACTTTGAATGACAGTAAGAACATGCTCAGTGACTGGCAACCTTCTGATGATTCACCATGTAAATGGACTGGTATTTCTTGCCATCCTCAGGACTTGAGAGTCAGCTCTAT AAACCTACCTTACATGCAACTAGGAGGGACTATATCTCCCAGCATTGGCAAACTCAGTAGATTACAGAGACT GGCACTTCACCAGAACAGCTTACATGGATCCATTCCTAATGAAATTACCAATTGTCCTGAGCTTAGGGCTCT GTACTTGAGGGCTAATTATCTCCAAGGAGGTATACCATCAGCTATTGGAAACCTTTCTCATCTCACAATACT GGATTTATCGAGCAATTTATTAAAGGGTGCTATACCTTCATCTATTGGACGCCTCGCACAATTGCACTCTCT GAACTTGTCCACTAACTTCTTCTCCGGGGAAATCCCAGATTTTGGAGTTCTAAGCACTTTTGGGAACAAGTC GTTTATTGGCAACCTAGATCTTTGTGGCCAACAAGTGCACAAGCCCTGCCGCACCTCACTGGGATTCCCTGCAGTGCTACCACATGCTGAAAGTGATGAAGCAGCAG TGCCTACTAAACGATCTTCTCATTACATCAAAGGTATGCTTATTGGTGCAATGTCTGCCATGGGCTTTGCACTTTTCATTCTCCTTACTTTCCTTTGGGTTCGGTTACTatcaaaaaaggaaagagtGGCTAAGAAGTATACAGAGGTCAAAAAACAAGTAACTCAAGAAGCAA ACACAAAACTCATCACTTTCCATGGAGATATGCCTTACCCCTCATGTGAAATCATTGAAAAGCTAGAGTCACTTGATGAAGAGGATGTTGTAGGATCAGGAGGATTTGGCACGGTATACCGAATGGTCATGAATGATTGTGGAACATTTGCAGTTAAAAGAATTGATAGAAGTCGGGAAGGATGTGATCAAGTTTTTGAGAGGGAGTTGGAGATCTTGGGCAGTATTAAGCACATAAATCTAGTTAACCTGCGAGGCTACTGCAGGCTTCCGACTTCAAAGCTTCTTATATATGATTATCTAGCTATGGGAAGTTTAGATGGTTTCTTGCATG AACAAGGGCTGGAAGAGCGACCTTTGAACTGGAATGCTCGTTTAAGAATAGCTCTGGGTTCTGCCAGAGGGATAGCATACCTGCACCATGATTGCTCTCCGAAGATAGTACATCGTGACATAAAATCCAGCAACATTCTTCTAGATGAAAACTTGGAGCCCCGAGTGTCTGACTTTGGTCTTGCAAAGCTTTTGGTTGATGAAGATGCCCACGTCACAACGGTGGTGGCTGGCACTTTTGGCTATCTGGCTCCAG AGTATTTGCAAAGTGGGAGAGCCACACAGAAGTCAGATGTATATAGCTTTGGAGTTCTTTTGCTAGAGCTGGTGACTGGAAAGAGACCTACCGATCCGACATTTGTAAAACGGGGCTTAAATGTTGTTGGCTGG ATGAACACCCTATTGAGAGAAAACCGATTGCATGATTTAGTTGATAAAAGGTGCACTGATGCAGATTCTGAAACTGTGGAAGCAATTCTTGAAATAGCGGCAAGGTGTACAGATGCAAACCCCGATGATCGACCATCAATGAGCCAGGTATTGCAGCTGCTAGAGCAAGAGGTCATGTCGCCTTGCCCGAGTGATTTCTATGAGTCCCATTCTGATCACTGTTGA
- the LOC18777745 gene encoding LRR receptor-like serine/threonine-protein kinase FEI 1 isoform X2: MKKGILVWVFSVISVAIIYSHCSLALSQDGFTLLEIKSTLNDSKNMLSDWQPSDDSPCKWTGISCHPQDLRVSSINLPYMQLGGTISPSIGKLSRLQRLALHQNSLHGSIPNEITNCPELRALYLRANYLQGGIPSAIGNLSHLTILDLSSNLLKGAIPSSIGRLAQLHSLNLSTNFFSGEIPDFGVLSTFGNKSFIGNLDLCGQQVHKPCRTSLGFPAVLPHAESDEAAVPTKRSSHYIKDTKLITFHGDMPYPSCEIIEKLESLDEEDVVGSGGFGTVYRMVMNDCGTFAVKRIDRSREGCDQVFERELEILGSIKHINLVNLRGYCRLPTSKLLIYDYLAMGSLDGFLHEQGLEERPLNWNARLRIALGSARGIAYLHHDCSPKIVHRDIKSSNILLDENLEPRVSDFGLAKLLVDEDAHVTTVVAGTFGYLAPEYLQSGRATQKSDVYSFGVLLLELVTGKRPTDPTFVKRGLNVVGWMNTLLRENRLHDLVDKRCTDADSETVEAILEIAARCTDANPDDRPSMSQVLQLLEQEVMSPCPSDFYESHSDHC; the protein is encoded by the exons atgaagaagggtattttggtttgggttttttCAGTGATTTCAGTGGCAATCATCTACTCCCATTGCTCTCTTGCTCTCAGCCAAGATG GCTTCACATTGCTGGAAATCAAAAGCACTTTGAATGACAGTAAGAACATGCTCAGTGACTGGCAACCTTCTGATGATTCACCATGTAAATGGACTGGTATTTCTTGCCATCCTCAGGACTTGAGAGTCAGCTCTAT AAACCTACCTTACATGCAACTAGGAGGGACTATATCTCCCAGCATTGGCAAACTCAGTAGATTACAGAGACT GGCACTTCACCAGAACAGCTTACATGGATCCATTCCTAATGAAATTACCAATTGTCCTGAGCTTAGGGCTCT GTACTTGAGGGCTAATTATCTCCAAGGAGGTATACCATCAGCTATTGGAAACCTTTCTCATCTCACAATACT GGATTTATCGAGCAATTTATTAAAGGGTGCTATACCTTCATCTATTGGACGCCTCGCACAATTGCACTCTCT GAACTTGTCCACTAACTTCTTCTCCGGGGAAATCCCAGATTTTGGAGTTCTAAGCACTTTTGGGAACAAGTC GTTTATTGGCAACCTAGATCTTTGTGGCCAACAAGTGCACAAGCCCTGCCGCACCTCACTGGGATTCCCTGCAGTGCTACCACATGCTGAAAGTGATGAAGCAGCAG TGCCTACTAAACGATCTTCTCATTACATCAAAG ACACAAAACTCATCACTTTCCATGGAGATATGCCTTACCCCTCATGTGAAATCATTGAAAAGCTAGAGTCACTTGATGAAGAGGATGTTGTAGGATCAGGAGGATTTGGCACGGTATACCGAATGGTCATGAATGATTGTGGAACATTTGCAGTTAAAAGAATTGATAGAAGTCGGGAAGGATGTGATCAAGTTTTTGAGAGGGAGTTGGAGATCTTGGGCAGTATTAAGCACATAAATCTAGTTAACCTGCGAGGCTACTGCAGGCTTCCGACTTCAAAGCTTCTTATATATGATTATCTAGCTATGGGAAGTTTAGATGGTTTCTTGCATG AACAAGGGCTGGAAGAGCGACCTTTGAACTGGAATGCTCGTTTAAGAATAGCTCTGGGTTCTGCCAGAGGGATAGCATACCTGCACCATGATTGCTCTCCGAAGATAGTACATCGTGACATAAAATCCAGCAACATTCTTCTAGATGAAAACTTGGAGCCCCGAGTGTCTGACTTTGGTCTTGCAAAGCTTTTGGTTGATGAAGATGCCCACGTCACAACGGTGGTGGCTGGCACTTTTGGCTATCTGGCTCCAG AGTATTTGCAAAGTGGGAGAGCCACACAGAAGTCAGATGTATATAGCTTTGGAGTTCTTTTGCTAGAGCTGGTGACTGGAAAGAGACCTACCGATCCGACATTTGTAAAACGGGGCTTAAATGTTGTTGGCTGG ATGAACACCCTATTGAGAGAAAACCGATTGCATGATTTAGTTGATAAAAGGTGCACTGATGCAGATTCTGAAACTGTGGAAGCAATTCTTGAAATAGCGGCAAGGTGTACAGATGCAAACCCCGATGATCGACCATCAATGAGCCAGGTATTGCAGCTGCTAGAGCAAGAGGTCATGTCGCCTTGCCCGAGTGATTTCTATGAGTCCCATTCTGATCACTGTTGA
- the LOC18777682 gene encoding (-)-isopiperitenol/(-)-carveol dehydrogenase, mitochondrial produces MFCLLCMSSAATTTFSTKMEDPTLDAVAQVTHKKLQGKVAIVTGGASGIGEATARKFALHGARTVVIADVQDDKGQNVAASIGGPDRSTYIHCDVTDEEQVRGLVESTVRIYGRLDIMFSNAGIGSASQQTVLDFDLASYDKLMAVNVRGMAACVKHAARAMVEGRVRGSIVCTASISASMGGSIFTDYTMSKHAVLGLVRSASVQLGAHGVRVNSVSPGPVATPLLCTLFKVEAEELEKMLESQMGLKAPVAGKMMSVESVADCVVFLASDEAEFVTGHNLVVDGGFKT; encoded by the coding sequence ATGTTTTGTTTACTTTGCATGTCATCTGCTGCAACTACAACTTTCTCAACGAAAATGGAGGACCCCACACTCGACGCCGTCGCACAAGTTACCCACAAGAAGCTTCAAGGCAAGGTGGCAATCGTCACCGGCGGGGCCAGCGGCATCGGCGAAGCCACAGCTCGCAAATTCGCCTTGCACGGAGCACGAACCGTTGTGATTGCCGACGTCCAGGACGACAAAGGCCAAAACGTCGCTGCTTCGATCGGCGGCCCCGACCGCTCCACGTACATCCACTGCGACGTGACTGACGAGGAGCAAGTCAGGGGCTTGGTGGAATCGACGGTCAGGATCTACGGCCGCCTCGACATCATGTTCAGCAACGCGGGGATCGGCAGCGCCTCCCAGCAGACTGTTCTGGACTTCGACCTGGCCTCGTACGACAAGCTCATGGCGGTCAATGTACGTGGGATGGCGGCGTGTGTGAAGCACGCGGCCAGGGCGATGGTGGAGGGGCGCGTGAGGGGGAGCATCGTGTGCACGGCGAGCATTTCGGCGAGCATGGGGGGGTCTATATTCACGGACTACACCATGTCGAAGCACGCGGTGTTGGGGCTGGTGAGGTCGGCGAGCGTGCAGCTTGGAGCGCACGGGGTACGAGTCAACAGCGTGTCCCCGGGACCGGTGGCGACGCCGCTGCTTTGCACGCTATTTAAGGTGGAGGCGGAGGAGTTGGAGAAGATGTTGGAGTCGCAAATGGGGTTGAAAGCGCCGGTGGCGGGGAAGATGATGTCGGTGGAGAGTGTGGCGGACTGCGTGGTGTTCTTGGCTTCGGACGAGGCTGAATTTGTGACTGGCCATAATTTGGTAGTGGATGGTGGGTTTAAGACCTAG
- the LOC18775944 gene encoding (-)-isopiperitenol/(-)-carveol dehydrogenase, mitochondrial: MSTLRENKLQGKIAIITGGASGIGEATARLFANHGAAVVVIADIQDELGRQVAESIGTHRCTYVHCDVSDEDQVKTMVEQTVRKYGHLDIMFSNAGILSSPDQTVLDLDFSAFDRLFDVNVRGMALCVKHAARVMVERRVKGSIVCTASVAANHGMAIRTDYCMSKHAVLGLVRSASVQLGVHGIRVNCVSPTALATPLTCRAAGKGVEEVEKEYKKFARLKGIVLKAGHVADAVLYLACGESEFVTGHDLVVDGGFFRQ; encoded by the coding sequence atgagcaCATTGAGGGAGAAcaaattgcaaggcaaaatAGCCATCATAACCGGCGGCGCAAGCGGCATCGGCGAGGCCACCGCCCGCCTCTTCGCCAATCATGGCGCCGCCGTGGTGGTGATCGCTGACATCCAAGATGAATTGGGCCGTCAGGTAGCCGAATCCATCGGCACACATCGATGTACCTACGTGCACTGTGATGTGTCCGATGAAGATCAAGTGAAGACCATGGTGGAACAAACGGTGCGCAAATATGGGCACTTGGACATCATGTTTAGCAACGCTGGGATTTTGAGTAGCCCCGATCAGACCGTTCTTGACCTTGACTTTTCAGCCTTCGACCGTTTGTTCGACGTGAACGTGCGTGGCATGGCCTTGTGTGTCAAACATGCAGCGCGTGTTATGGTAGAGAGGCGCGTGAAAGGAAGCATTGTTTGCACGGCGAGCGTGGCTGCTAACCACGGCATGGCGATTCGGACCGACTACTGCATGTCGAAGCACGCGGTGCTCGGGTTGGTCCGGTCAGCAAGCGTGCAGCTCGGGGTGCACGGGATTAGGGTTAATTGCGTATCGCCGACTGCGTTGGCGACGCCGTTGACGTGCCGCGCGGCTGGGAAGGGAGTGGAGGAAGTTGAGAAGGAGTATAAGAAGTTCGCACGCTTGAAAGGGATTGTGCTGAAAGCGGGACACGTGGCGGATGCTGTGCTATATCTTGCTTGCGGTGAGTCGGAGTTTGTGACTGGGCATGACTTGGTCGTGGATGGTGGCTTTTTTCGCCAATGA
- the LOC18776340 gene encoding uncharacterized protein LOC18776340, with protein MTFRDHQKTIVLKIWFVTPNGQIDLSLSDTFCFLLSKRSSSYPSEPIWKRKRDQIREMGMQLMRSSSYHRHLHPHGASKTPAFSASLHPFSSSIVLQIGFEHGSTRSTGSIKRRIQKHGIVASSNLAAPPWESWNPEKGSASPSLSDIVWPSAGAFAAMAILGRVDQILAPKGVSMTIAPLGAVCAVLFATPSSPAARKYNMFLAQIGCAAIGVLAFSIFGPGWLARSFALAASIAFMTYTRSPHPPAASLPILFIDGAKLHHLNFWYALFPGAAGCLLLCLIQEMVLYLQENFKF; from the exons ATGACCTTTCGAGACCACCAAAAGACCATCGTATTGAAAATCTGGTTTGTCACTCCCAACGGTCAGATAGACCTCTCTCTGTCCGACACTTTCTGTTTCCTTCTTTCTAAGAGATCATCTTCATATCCATCTGAACCAAtttggaagagaaagagagatcaAATCAGAGAAATGGGCATGCAGCTGATGAGGAGCTCCAGCTATCATCGCCATCTTCATCCCCACGGAGCTTCTAAAACTCCAGCATTCTCTGCATCTTTGCaccccttttcttcttcaattgtgTTACAGATTGGTTTTGAACATGGCAGCACTAGAAGCACAGGGAgcataaaaagaagaattcaGAAGCATGGGATTGTAGCCTCAAGCAATTTGGCTGCTCCACCTTGGGAGAGCTGGAATCCTGAGAAGGGTTCTGCTTCTCCTTCTCTCAGTGACATTGTTTGGCCTTCTGCAG GTGCTTTTGCAGCAATGGCAATATTGGGAAGGGTGGATCAGATTCTAGCACCAAAAGGAGTTTCAATGACAATTGCACCTTTAGGGGCTGTTTGTGCTGTCCTCTTTGCCACTCCCTCCTCCCCAGCTGCTAGG AAATACAATATGTTCTTGGCACAAATTGGCTGTGCAGCAATTGGGGTGCTGGCATTTTCCATATTTGGGCCAGGATGGCTTGCTAGGAGCTTTGCCCTAGCTGCATCCATTGCTTTCATGACTTACACACGCTCCCCACATCCCCCTG CTGCAAGCTTACCAATACTGTTCATTGATGGAGCTAAGCTTCATCACTTGAATTTTTGGTATGCTTTGTTCCCGGGTGCCGCTGGATGCCTTCTTCTCTGCTTGATT CAAGAGATGGTGTTATACTTGCAggaaaacttcaaattttga